From a single Pseudopipra pipra isolate bDixPip1 chromosome 7, bDixPip1.hap1, whole genome shotgun sequence genomic region:
- the LOC135417529 gene encoding uncharacterized protein LOC135417529: protein MVCQFSRCIWREETIAMGAGGMASSDLCNAETSAALLDLLVENGVSSAEKVPAFVRYIHRWLTANVCAERRLDRTLLALVEAHPVDVVVTLLRSAPCCDRAAVSMWRAIISLRTTAESVLTILALVLGSWPACSMRTSDGDEAEVFALAATVALWKILHLLCCTRAVRECFPNLFVHLLFQVFFSTVQMPEEVDTLWRECRKQHSLPTKPNRFAVLTLKALLHRLRCESVVVALERKCGWDTLLNADTHHYAVGLLAREMGSFCTPWCCSIVCCLLELLSEEMCPWELPAMVFLVEALVYLDVRECGESVLPVFGRATSRHFSQGARASSCGGPVAFPLRLPRQPRGLLLLPWAGALEARPRDLVTRSFGEESPGPAAGALEARPQDLVTRSFGEESPGPAAGALEAVLWGFVPWSFSLASPIPAAAALEARL, encoded by the exons aTGGTTTGCCAATTCAGCAGGTGCATTTGGAGGGAAGAGACCATCGCCATGGGTGCTGGGGGCATGGCAAGCTCTGACCTCTGCAATGCCGagaccagcgctgccctgctggatttgcttgtgGAGAATGGTGTCTCCAGTGCCGAgaaa GTGCCAGCCTTCGTCAGGTACATCCACCGGTGGCTCACGGCCAATGTGTGTGCTGAGCGCAGACTGGACAGGACTCTTCTGGCTCTGGTCGAGGCGCACCCCGTGGATGTGGTGGTGACTCTGCTGCGCTCTGCCCCATGCTGTGACAG agctgctgtgagcaTGTGGAGAGCAATCATCTCCTTGAGAACTACTGCAGAGTCGGTGCTGACGATCCTTGCCCTCGTCCTGGGAAGCTGGCCAGCCTGCAGCATGCGCACCTCGGATGGGGACGAAGCGGAagtctttgccctggct GCAACCGTGGCACTCTGGAAGATCCTccatctgctctgctgcacacgGGCAGTGAGGGAGTGTTTCCCCAACCTCTTTGTGCATCTGCTCTTCCAAGTGTTCTTCAGCACAGTGCAGATGCCGGAGGAGGTTGACACCCTGTGGAGGGAGTGCCGGAAGCAACACAGCCTTCCCACCAagcccaacag GTTTGCAGTGCTGACCCTCAAAGCCCTGCTGCACCGTCTGCGCTGCGAGAGCGTGGTGGTGGCACTGGAGcgcaagtgtggctgggacacGCTCCTCAACGCCGACACCCACCACTAcgcagtgggtctgctggccag ggagaTGGGCTCTTTCTGCACCCCCTGGTGTTGCAGCATTGTGTGctgcctcctggagctgctcagcgAGGAGATGTGTCCCTGGGAGCTCCCTGCCATGGTGTTCCttgtggag GCCCTGGTCTACCTGGACGTGAGGGAGTGCGGCGAAAGCGTCCT ccccgTGTTCGGGAGGGCCACCAGCCggcacttctcccaaggagcCCGTGCCAGCTCGTGTGGAGGCCCCGTGGCCTTCCCGCTGCGGCTGCCTCGGCAGCCGAGGGGGCTCcttctgctgccctgggcag GTGCTCTCGAGGCCAGACCGCGGGACTTGGTGACCCGGAGCTTCGGCGAGGAGTCTCCAGGCCCTGCGGCAG gtgccctcgaggccagACCGCAGGACTTGGTGACCCGGAGCTTCGGCGAGGAGTCTCCAGGCCCTGCGGCAGGTGCCCTCGAGGCCGTTCTCTGGGGCTTCGTGCCCTGGAGCTTTTCCCTAGCgtctccaatccctgcggcGGCTGCCCTTGAGGCCCGACTGTAG